Proteins found in one Erythrobacter sp. KY5 genomic segment:
- the gyrB gene encoding DNA topoisomerase (ATP-hydrolyzing) subunit B → MEDNTPDDGAGAPKTSKMPEKNGADYGADSIKVLKGLDAVRKRPGMYIGDTDDGSGLHHMVFEVSDNAIDEALAGHCDLVLIELNPDGSVSVEDNGRGIPVDMHKEEGVSAAEVIMTQLHAGGKFENTSDDNAYKVSGGLHGVGVSVVNALSEWLELVIWRNGKEHWMRFEHGDAVNSLEVKGDAPKVDQNPDEDGFKKGTRVTFKASTDTFKNVIEFDFDKLEHRYRELAFLNSGVRILIRDLRHEEPIEHDLFYEGGIAAFVKWLDRNKEALIAEPISVSAEKDGIGIDVALEWNDSYYENVLCFTNNIPQRDGGTHLAAFRAALTSTLNNYAERSGLLSKAKVSLSGEDMREGLTAIVSVKLPDPKFSSQTKDKLVSSEVRQPLQSLMGEKMNEWLEENPGDAKAIIQKIVDAAAAREAAKRAREMSRKGAMSVASLPGKLSDCRERDATKAEIFLVEGDSAGGSAKGGRDSQYQAILPLKGKILNVERARFDRIISSKEVGTLIQAMGTGIRDEFDLEKLRYHKIVIMTDADVDGAHIRTLLLTFFHRQMPEIVKAGHLFIAQPPLFKVAKGKSEVYLKDQGALDRYLVDAGLQGRILESSSGARSGEDLRALVDNALRLKNLIAFVPRRYDRAVIEQMALSGSLDPKLSDADRLAALEAAAARLEASDMDAKWTVSVRESGAVLFSRLWRGVTDVHEIDGRFLSSTEAIKLHGLAAPQSDAYEGSVRLVKAGELTDEEPETASDDDDGEEPAAFAEDAITRPTQLLDAVLAAGRKGLSISRYKGLGEMNPEQLWETTLDPENRILLQVKVEDADVTDEIFTRLMGDVVEPRREFIQDNALNVANLDV, encoded by the coding sequence ATGGAAGACAACACTCCCGACGATGGCGCAGGCGCGCCCAAAACTTCAAAGATGCCGGAAAAAAACGGTGCCGATTACGGCGCTGATTCCATCAAGGTTCTCAAGGGCCTGGATGCTGTGCGCAAACGCCCGGGCATGTATATCGGCGACACCGATGACGGATCGGGCCTGCACCACATGGTGTTCGAGGTTTCCGACAACGCCATCGACGAAGCGCTTGCCGGGCACTGCGACCTCGTTTTGATCGAACTGAACCCAGACGGCAGCGTCTCGGTCGAAGATAATGGCCGCGGCATTCCGGTCGACATGCACAAGGAAGAAGGCGTGTCGGCGGCAGAGGTCATCATGACCCAGCTGCACGCCGGCGGTAAGTTCGAAAACACCTCGGACGACAACGCCTACAAGGTTTCAGGCGGTCTGCACGGCGTGGGCGTTTCGGTGGTGAACGCGCTGTCCGAATGGCTGGAGCTTGTCATCTGGCGCAATGGCAAAGAGCACTGGATGCGCTTTGAGCATGGCGATGCGGTGAACAGCCTCGAAGTGAAGGGCGATGCGCCCAAGGTTGACCAGAACCCTGATGAAGATGGCTTCAAGAAGGGTACGCGCGTCACCTTCAAGGCCTCGACCGACACGTTCAAGAACGTAATCGAATTCGACTTCGACAAGCTTGAACATCGCTACCGCGAGCTTGCCTTCCTCAATTCGGGCGTGCGCATTCTGATCCGCGACCTTCGCCACGAAGAGCCGATCGAACATGACCTGTTCTACGAAGGCGGGATCGCAGCTTTCGTCAAATGGCTCGACCGCAACAAGGAGGCGCTGATCGCAGAGCCGATCTCGGTGTCGGCGGAGAAGGACGGCATCGGCATCGACGTCGCTCTGGAATGGAACGACAGCTATTACGAGAACGTCTTGTGCTTCACCAACAACATCCCGCAACGCGACGGGGGTACGCACCTTGCGGCCTTCCGCGCGGCGTTGACCAGCACGCTCAACAATTATGCCGAACGTTCGGGGCTCTTGTCGAAAGCCAAGGTTTCGCTTTCGGGTGAGGACATGCGCGAAGGGCTCACCGCCATCGTCAGCGTGAAGCTGCCCGATCCCAAGTTCTCCTCGCAGACCAAGGACAAGCTCGTCTCCTCCGAAGTGCGCCAGCCGCTTCAATCGCTGATGGGCGAGAAAATGAACGAGTGGCTCGAAGAAAACCCCGGAGATGCCAAGGCGATCATCCAGAAGATCGTCGATGCCGCCGCCGCACGCGAAGCGGCCAAGCGCGCCCGCGAAATGAGCCGCAAGGGCGCGATGAGCGTCGCCTCGCTGCCGGGCAAGCTGTCAGACTGCCGCGAGCGTGATGCGACCAAGGCCGAGATTTTCCTGGTCGAGGGCGATTCCGCAGGCGGCTCTGCCAAGGGCGGCCGCGACAGCCAGTATCAGGCGATACTTCCGCTGAAAGGCAAGATCCTCAATGTCGAGCGCGCGCGCTTTGACCGGATCATTTCCTCCAAGGAAGTCGGCACGCTGATTCAGGCAATGGGCACCGGCATTCGCGACGAATTCGACCTTGAAAAGCTGCGCTATCACAAGATCGTGATCATGACCGACGCCGACGTCGACGGCGCTCATATCCGCACGCTTTTGCTCACCTTCTTCCATCGCCAGATGCCGGAAATCGTGAAAGCAGGGCACCTGTTCATCGCGCAGCCTCCGCTCTTCAAGGTCGCGAAGGGCAAGAGCGAGGTTTACCTCAAGGATCAGGGCGCGCTTGACCGCTATCTTGTCGATGCGGGTCTTCAGGGCCGCATACTCGAATCTTCAAGCGGTGCGCGCTCGGGCGAAGATCTGCGCGCGCTTGTCGACAATGCGCTGCGCCTCAAGAACCTTATCGCCTTCGTTCCGCGCCGGTATGATCGCGCGGTGATCGAACAGATGGCGCTTTCCGGCTCGCTCGACCCCAAGCTTTCCGATGCCGACCGGCTCGCAGCTCTCGAGGCCGCAGCAGCGCGCCTTGAAGCGAGCGATATGGATGCAAAGTGGACGGTGTCGGTTCGCGAAAGCGGCGCGGTGCTGTTCTCGCGTTTGTGGCGCGGCGTCACCGACGTGCATGAAATAGACGGACGCTTCCTCTCCAGCACCGAAGCGATCAAGCTGCACGGCCTCGCCGCTCCGCAGTCCGACGCCTATGAAGGTTCGGTCCGCTTGGTAAAGGCAGGCGAATTGACCGACGAAGAGCCCGAGACGGCTTCGGACGACGATGACGGCGAGGAGCCCGCGGCATTCGCCGAAGATGCGATCACCCGTCCGACCCAGCTTCTCGACGCGGTGCTCGCCGCCGGTCGCAAGGGCCTCTCGATCAGCCGCTACAAGGGTCTGGGCGAGATGAACCCGGAACAGCTTTGGGAAACCACGCTCGATCCGGAAAACCGCATCCTGCTGCAGGTGAAGGTCGAAGACGCTGACGTGACGGACGAAATCTTCACCCGACTGATGGGTGACGTGGTCGAACCGCGCCGCGAGTTTATTCAGGATAATGCACTCAACGTTGCCAATCTCGACGTGTAA
- a CDS encoding PIG-L family deacetylase, with protein sequence MKILRNWLRASASVPVALALIAAPASAQIQAQPVPDDPDNPLESAERPESGEVTHSATANMAQATRQVSGPNILVIVAHPDDELFFAPVLARAARSGGKVTLAFATSGDAGPGVSELEPGPELAALREDEARCSAYTLGASQALFWQMGDGTLALDARKPDSPMRSLKLRIAELIEEIEPNVVISWGPDGGYGHSDHRAVNAAVTEVVQAMDDGRPDLLYPALPASEDTPSELDGWAKTHPTLITDRLTYEREDLDAMRAAANCYESQFDASARAALPELLHGAVWRGNVFFRLAFSRSN encoded by the coding sequence TTGAAGATTTTGCGCAATTGGCTGCGAGCGTCAGCAAGTGTGCCGGTCGCCCTGGCGCTTATTGCAGCGCCGGCGAGCGCGCAGATACAGGCCCAGCCGGTGCCGGACGACCCGGACAATCCCCTTGAAAGCGCCGAGCGTCCCGAATCCGGCGAAGTGACACATTCAGCGACCGCAAACATGGCCCAGGCGACACGGCAGGTGAGCGGCCCCAACATTCTGGTGATCGTCGCTCACCCGGATGACGAGTTGTTCTTTGCACCGGTGCTGGCACGGGCCGCCCGCTCTGGCGGCAAGGTCACACTTGCCTTTGCGACCAGCGGGGATGCGGGCCCGGGGGTGAGCGAATTGGAGCCCGGCCCTGAACTGGCCGCGCTGCGCGAGGATGAGGCGCGCTGCTCCGCCTATACGCTCGGCGCATCGCAGGCGCTCTTCTGGCAGATGGGCGATGGCACGCTGGCTCTCGATGCTCGAAAGCCCGACAGCCCGATGCGCAGCCTGAAGCTGCGGATCGCTGAACTTATCGAAGAGATCGAACCCAATGTCGTCATCAGCTGGGGCCCCGATGGCGGGTACGGCCACTCCGACCACCGCGCCGTAAACGCGGCTGTGACCGAAGTGGTTCAGGCGATGGATGACGGGCGACCGGACCTGCTCTACCCGGCGCTCCCGGCAAGCGAGGATACCCCGAGCGAGCTTGACGGATGGGCGAAAACGCATCCGACGCTGATCACCGACAGGCTGACTTATGAGCGCGAAGACCTCGATGCGATGCGCGCTGCGGCCAATTGTTATGAAAGCCAGTTCGATGCTTCCGCACGCGCCGCTCTGCCCGAACTGCTGCACGGGGCCGTGTGGCGCGGTAACGTCTTTTTCCGTCTGGCTTTTTCGCGCAGCAACTAG
- a CDS encoding TetR/AcrR family transcriptional regulator: protein MPLSDKTRQAERARIGRMVLDMVKERGAEISYPTALAESGLARSRFEQIFPDYDDLFDAVAQIWLAPHMEAMEEVRAADLPSNRMMYEFFRSRFVISRDRFRKDPETFTLLCEMGAANFERVRSYVDLADHYLCEIIVQAQADGFMAGLEIDEALSLVNQMVSNYTLPDALIYLGDKLTEDKLARIVDTIFIGLSAETGDGARGVNTIRIASSAN from the coding sequence ATGCCACTCAGCGATAAGACACGGCAGGCAGAACGAGCGCGCATCGGCCGGATGGTGCTCGACATGGTCAAGGAACGCGGGGCGGAGATTTCCTACCCCACCGCGCTCGCTGAAAGCGGCCTTGCCCGCAGCCGGTTCGAGCAGATTTTTCCCGACTACGATGACCTGTTCGATGCGGTCGCTCAGATCTGGCTCGCCCCACACATGGAGGCAATGGAAGAGGTGCGCGCCGCCGATCTTCCCTCCAATCGCATGATGTACGAGTTTTTCCGCAGCCGCTTCGTGATATCGCGCGATCGGTTCCGCAAGGATCCCGAAACCTTCACGCTGCTGTGCGAAATGGGCGCTGCTAATTTCGAGCGTGTTCGCTCCTATGTCGATCTCGCCGACCATTATCTGTGCGAGATTATCGTTCAGGCGCAGGCCGATGGCTTCATGGCGGGCCTTGAGATCGACGAAGCGCTCAGCCTCGTGAACCAGATGGTGTCAAACTACACCCTGCCCGACGCGCTGATCTATCTCGGCGACAAGCTGACCGAGGATAAGCTGGCGCGCATTGTCGACACGATCTTCATCGGGTTGTCGGCAGAAACCGGAGACGGCGCGCGCGGGGTCAATACGATCCGTATTGCATCCAGCGCAAACTGA
- a CDS encoding class I adenylate-forming enzyme family protein gives MTRESITSTMRDRLAQPFGSFTAIIKEWAAARGDLPAIEDEERSCSWAQLDNRIERLAARMVETGLERGQSVAILGTSSVNYALVFLAAVRAGGVAAPLTTSASPEQLAGMATDSGARHLFIDAAKAAELGDGFMPDLEHVRLEDIGNWMAPDGAKAPSFQPDPKDPFNIIYSSGTTGIPKGIVHSHAMRWRQFAATALSYLEAGLPIRSLASTPLYSNTTMVAFLAPLLAGGTVRVMGKFDCARWLDHAARDRTTITMLVPVQYQRLMDHAGFDDHDLSSLAMKYCTSAPFSAELKREVLDRMPGGLIEIYSMTEGGVVCLLACHEFPEKLHTVGRPAPGSEMKVLDDEDNEVPPGTAGNLIGRSHTMMSGYKNRPDKTSEAQYVDANGGVWMRMGDIGRVDEDGFVELVGRAKDMIISGGFNIYPSDLEAELEREEDVVEAAVVGIASKQWGETPVGFVVLKESARKCEEVLASVNARLGKTQRLSALHPIDEMPRSHIGKLLKSDLREKAGQLA, from the coding sequence ATGACGAGAGAGAGCATCACAAGCACCATGCGCGACCGGCTGGCACAGCCGTTCGGTTCATTCACCGCAATCATCAAGGAGTGGGCGGCAGCGCGAGGCGACCTGCCCGCAATCGAGGATGAAGAGCGCTCGTGCAGCTGGGCGCAGCTCGATAACCGGATCGAGCGACTGGCAGCGCGGATGGTGGAAACCGGACTTGAGCGCGGACAATCGGTCGCGATCCTCGGCACCTCTTCGGTTAATTATGCGCTGGTTTTCCTCGCCGCCGTTCGCGCCGGGGGTGTGGCAGCGCCGCTCACCACCAGTGCATCGCCTGAGCAGCTTGCCGGCATGGCCACGGATTCAGGCGCGCGGCACCTTTTCATCGACGCTGCGAAGGCAGCAGAGCTTGGCGATGGGTTCATGCCCGATCTTGAGCATGTTCGACTTGAGGACATCGGCAACTGGATGGCCCCCGATGGTGCGAAAGCGCCTTCATTTCAGCCGGACCCTAAAGACCCGTTCAACATCATCTATTCGAGCGGCACGACCGGCATACCCAAGGGCATCGTCCATTCGCATGCAATGCGCTGGCGCCAGTTCGCCGCGACCGCGCTTTCTTATCTGGAAGCGGGCCTGCCGATCCGCTCGCTCGCCTCGACGCCGCTTTATTCGAACACCACGATGGTCGCCTTTCTCGCGCCCTTGCTCGCCGGAGGGACGGTGCGGGTCATGGGCAAGTTCGATTGCGCGCGCTGGCTTGACCATGCGGCCCGCGATCGCACGACGATCACGATGCTCGTGCCGGTGCAATATCAGCGCTTGATGGATCATGCAGGGTTCGACGACCACGACCTGTCGAGCCTCGCGATGAAGTATTGCACCTCCGCACCCTTCTCCGCCGAACTCAAGCGTGAAGTGCTGGACCGGATGCCCGGCGGGCTGATCGAGATCTACTCGATGACCGAGGGCGGCGTGGTGTGCCTGCTTGCTTGCCACGAATTCCCGGAAAAGCTGCACACGGTCGGGCGTCCGGCTCCGGGCAGCGAGATGAAGGTGCTCGATGACGAGGATAACGAGGTTCCGCCCGGAACTGCGGGCAATCTGATCGGGCGCTCGCACACCATGATGTCGGGCTACAAGAACCGTCCGGACAAGACGTCGGAGGCGCAATATGTCGACGCAAATGGCGGGGTGTGGATGCGCATGGGCGATATTGGCCGGGTCGATGAAGATGGCTTCGTCGAGCTGGTTGGCCGGGCGAAGGACATGATCATTTCCGGCGGCTTCAACATCTACCCCAGCGACCTCGAAGCCGAACTTGAGCGGGAAGAGGACGTCGTCGAAGCGGCCGTCGTCGGGATCGCTTCAAAGCAATGGGGCGAGACCCCTGTGGGCTTCGTGGTGCTGAAGGAGAGCGCGCGCAAGTGCGAAGAGGTGCTCGCAAGCGTCAATGCAAGGCTGGGCAAGACCCAGCGGCTTTCCGCACTCCATCCGATCGACGAAATGCCGCGCAGCCATATCGGCAAGCTGCTCAAGAGCGACTTGCGTGAAAAAGCCGGGCAACTCGCCTGA
- a CDS encoding M50 family metallopeptidase codes for MQSMVQPGSQAEQVGRLVLAVAVVIFLPSLPFGTYLIYPFAILTTWFHEMGHGLMAIAMGQEFDRLMIYADGSGVAESRLDMDVSRFTRAMIAAGGPLGPVLAGSGLIVASAHQRLWRPVLWGTAGVIFASVIIYVRSPVGYAVLPLVAAAVSLIAWKASDGVARFTLQFLGILGAMSMLRDFNYLFTEEAVIGGERILSDTGAIEAALVLPHWVWAAAILVISAVSVGASLRYALSDKRRIRIVPKRPANVLQFKRSPRDKR; via the coding sequence ATGCAGTCTATGGTCCAACCCGGCAGTCAGGCGGAACAGGTCGGAAGGCTGGTTCTTGCCGTGGCGGTGGTGATCTTCTTGCCATCGCTGCCCTTTGGCACCTACCTGATCTACCCCTTCGCGATCCTCACAACGTGGTTTCACGAGATGGGTCATGGCCTCATGGCGATTGCGATGGGTCAGGAATTCGACCGCCTGATGATCTATGCCGATGGCTCCGGTGTGGCCGAGAGCAGGCTTGATATGGACGTGTCGCGCTTCACCCGCGCCATGATTGCCGCCGGCGGTCCGCTTGGCCCGGTGCTCGCAGGCTCCGGCCTGATCGTAGCGAGCGCCCACCAGCGTCTGTGGCGCCCCGTGCTTTGGGGCACGGCGGGCGTCATCTTCGCATCGGTGATCATCTATGTCCGCTCGCCCGTAGGCTATGCCGTCCTGCCGCTTGTCGCCGCAGCCGTTTCACTGATCGCATGGAAGGCGTCGGACGGCGTGGCCCGGTTCACGCTGCAATTCCTCGGCATCCTCGGTGCGATGAGCATGCTGCGCGATTTCAACTACCTCTTCACCGAAGAGGCCGTGATCGGGGGCGAGCGTATCCTGTCCGACACCGGCGCGATCGAGGCCGCGCTGGTCCTTCCTCACTGGGTGTGGGCAGCGGCGATACTGGTGATTTCGGCAGTGTCAGTCGGGGCAAGCCTCCGATACGCGCTGAGTGACAAGCGCCGTATCCGCATAGTGCCCAAGCGCCCGGCCAATGTCCTGCAATTCAAGCGTTCGCCGCGCGACAAGCGCTAG
- a CDS encoding AI-2E family transporter — MSVQEPNDTSALEHWSFLLILAVVSILFVWVTWPFVGPVMWAALAAIMFQPLYKWALRKTRGRRNWAASLSLLIIFVAVLLPALWIGSLVIDEAVGVINTLQANPINIAQTVDSVFAVLPDSLQRMALENGWTNVSILQDRLESVLGESAGLIAQSAVSIGSGALSFFLSFTIGLYILFFLLRDGSRIGETILHSVPVEREIADRLAARFLGIVRAVIKGSGVVGLVQGTLGGIMLALAGVPSALLLGVLMAILALIPAVGTALVWVPAGIWLIIAGEVWTGAFVLAAGFIVISSVDNVLRPILVGRDTGIPDWIILVTTLGGISLAGFSGIVLGPLVAGLFLASWSILQEQRAEDEEALAKYRLRVGPDGKTRSDEELAAEAASKEAA, encoded by the coding sequence ATGTCAGTGCAGGAACCCAACGACACCAGCGCGCTCGAACATTGGAGCTTTCTGCTGATCCTGGCAGTGGTTTCGATCCTGTTCGTGTGGGTCACGTGGCCGTTCGTCGGCCCTGTCATGTGGGCGGCGCTCGCCGCGATCATGTTCCAGCCGCTTTACAAGTGGGCGCTCAGGAAAACGCGCGGGCGGCGCAACTGGGCGGCAAGCCTGTCGCTGCTGATCATCTTTGTCGCGGTCCTGCTTCCCGCCTTGTGGATCGGTTCGCTGGTCATCGATGAGGCGGTGGGCGTCATCAACACCCTTCAGGCAAACCCCATCAACATCGCCCAGACGGTCGATTCGGTCTTCGCCGTTTTGCCGGACTCGCTGCAGCGCATGGCTCTAGAAAACGGGTGGACCAATGTCTCGATCCTGCAGGATCGGCTGGAAAGCGTGCTCGGCGAAAGCGCCGGGCTGATCGCGCAATCAGCGGTCTCAATCGGCAGCGGTGCGCTCAGCTTTTTCCTGAGCTTCACGATCGGGCTCTACATCCTTTTCTTCCTGCTGCGCGACGGTTCGCGCATAGGCGAGACGATCCTCCATTCTGTACCGGTCGAGCGTGAGATTGCCGATCGGCTCGCAGCCCGCTTCCTCGGCATCGTGCGTGCCGTGATCAAGGGATCGGGCGTCGTGGGCCTCGTACAGGGAACGCTTGGCGGGATAATGCTCGCGCTTGCAGGCGTCCCCTCGGCGCTTTTGCTGGGCGTCCTGATGGCGATCCTTGCGCTGATCCCTGCCGTGGGAACCGCCTTGGTCTGGGTGCCCGCTGGTATCTGGCTGATCATCGCAGGCGAGGTATGGACGGGCGCATTCGTACTGGCGGCGGGCTTCATCGTTATCTCCAGCGTAGACAATGTGCTCCGGCCGATCCTGGTCGGACGCGACACCGGTATTCCCGACTGGATCATCCTCGTGACCACGCTTGGCGGCATTTCGCTCGCCGGGTTCTCAGGCATTGTGCTGGGGCCGCTGGTCGCAGGCCTTTTCCTTGCAAGCTGGTCCATCCTGCAAGAGCAACGCGCCGAAGACGAAGAGGCGCTCGCCAAGTACCGGCTGAGGGTCGGCCCGGATGGCAAGACCCGCTCCGACGAGGAACTGGCGGCAGAAGCCGCATCGAAAGAGGCTGCCTGA
- the guaA gene encoding glutamine-hydrolyzing GMP synthase — MDDQHLPDSILIVDFGSQVTQLIARRVREAGVYSEIAPFSSAKEAFARLNPKGIILSGGPASVNDDDPPLVPEEFYEAGLPILGICYGQQAMAKQLGGDVLSHDMGEFGRAFVDINEDCALFDGMWKVGERHQVWMSHGDKVTELAPGFVSVGTSDGAPYAITADETRKFYGIQFHPEVVHTPDGARLIANFVRHVCGLAGDWTMAEFRETKIEEIRAQVGDGRVICGLSGGVDSAVAAVLIHEAIGDQLTCVYVDHGLMRLNETEQVVSLFRDHYNIPLIAVDAEETFLAGLAGVTDPEKKRKFIGGAFIDLFEAEAKKIGGADFLAQGTLYPDVIESVSFTGGPSVTIKSHHNVGGLPERMNMKLVEPLRELFKDEVRELGRELGLPEAFVGRHPFPGPGLAIRIPGEVTKERCDILRKADAIYLEEIRNAGLYDAIWQAFAVLLPVKTVGVMGDGRTYDSVCGLRAVTSTDGMTADVFPFDAAFLSQVATRIINEVKGINRVVYDYTSKPPGTIEWE; from the coding sequence ATGGATGACCAGCACCTCCCAGATTCGATCCTTATCGTCGATTTCGGCAGCCAGGTAACCCAGCTGATCGCGCGCCGCGTGCGCGAGGCCGGGGTCTATTCCGAAATCGCACCGTTCAGCTCGGCCAAAGAGGCTTTTGCTCGGCTGAACCCTAAGGGCATTATCCTGTCCGGTGGCCCGGCAAGCGTCAATGACGACGACCCGCCGCTCGTGCCAGAGGAATTCTATGAGGCGGGCCTCCCGATCCTCGGCATATGCTATGGTCAGCAGGCAATGGCCAAGCAATTGGGCGGCGACGTGCTCAGCCATGACATGGGCGAATTTGGCCGTGCTTTCGTCGATATCAACGAAGACTGCGCCCTGTTCGATGGCATGTGGAAAGTCGGAGAGCGCCACCAGGTCTGGATGAGCCACGGCGACAAGGTCACCGAACTCGCCCCCGGCTTCGTCTCTGTCGGGACCAGCGATGGCGCGCCCTATGCCATCACCGCAGATGAAACGCGCAAGTTTTACGGCATCCAGTTCCACCCCGAAGTGGTCCACACCCCTGACGGTGCGCGCCTGATCGCCAACTTCGTGCGCCATGTCTGCGGTCTTGCGGGTGACTGGACCATGGCCGAGTTTCGCGAAACCAAGATCGAGGAAATCCGCGCTCAGGTCGGGGATGGTCGTGTCATTTGCGGCCTGTCAGGCGGGGTCGACAGCGCGGTTGCGGCGGTCCTCATTCACGAAGCAATCGGCGACCAGCTGACCTGCGTCTATGTCGACCACGGCCTTATGCGCCTCAATGAAACCGAGCAGGTCGTCTCGCTCTTCCGTGACCATTACAACATCCCGCTGATCGCGGTGGACGCCGAGGAGACCTTCCTCGCGGGGCTCGCCGGCGTCACCGACCCTGAAAAGAAGCGCAAGTTCATCGGCGGCGCTTTCATCGACCTGTTCGAGGCCGAGGCAAAGAAAATCGGCGGCGCGGATTTCCTCGCCCAGGGCACGCTCTATCCCGACGTCATCGAAAGCGTCAGCTTCACCGGAGGGCCGAGCGTCACGATCAAGAGCCACCACAATGTCGGCGGCCTGCCCGAACGCATGAATATGAAACTGGTCGAGCCGCTTCGCGAACTGTTCAAGGACGAAGTGCGCGAGCTTGGCCGCGAGCTTGGCCTTCCCGAAGCGTTTGTCGGTCGCCACCCCTTCCCCGGCCCGGGCCTTGCAATCCGCATTCCGGGCGAAGTCACAAAGGAACGCTGCGACATCCTGCGCAAGGCCGATGCGATCTACCTCGAAGAGATCCGCAATGCCGGCCTCTACGATGCGATCTGGCAGGCTTTCGCCGTGCTGCTGCCGGTCAAGACCGTCGGAGTGATGGGCGACGGGCGCACTTACGATTCGGTTTGCGGCCTTCGCGCCGTGACAAGCACAGATGGAATGACTGCGGATGTATTCCCCTTTGACGCTGCCTTTCTCTCGCAGGTAGCCACTCGGATTATCAACGAGGTCAAGGGGATAAACCGTGTCGTCTATGATTACACCAGCAAGCCGCCGGGCACGATCGAATGGGAGTAG